A single genomic interval of Camelina sativa cultivar DH55 chromosome 11, Cs, whole genome shotgun sequence harbors:
- the LOC104724872 gene encoding replication protein A 70 kDa DNA-binding subunit C-like, protein MAVNLTAEAIAKMLNGEVTSETDMTPVLQVTELKMIQTKLNQNHESSNRYKITLSDGILWQQGMLNTSLNSLVIQGSIQFGSIVKLTRFVCNQVQSRRIVVVADVEILVEKCDIIGPRVQSGKPNEPGQSSVFDQQRGGLGSVNTQQSNGGGFEQQQARRTDLNGGRYGASANSPQPQVVHNNPDAVRYGVSANLPQPQVVHNSSDAGRYGLPANSPQPHQVGHNSSDAGKYGANLAQPQVGHNSSDAGRYGLPASSPQPQVGHNSSDAGRYGLPASSPQPQVGHNSSDAGRYGLPASSPQPQVGQRYGTGSGYPETSPSSRPYGSSNAGYGGSRLEQPRAPATTAYSRPVQSSYQPQPPPMYVNRGPVARNEAPPRITPIAALNPYQGRWTIKVRVSCKGALRRFSNPRGEGKLFNFDLLDSGGGEIRVTCFNDVVDQFFDQIVVGNVYLISRGSLKPAQKNFNHLQNDYEIHLDSASTIQQCYEDDPTIPRHQFHFRNVGDIENMESNSITDLIGIVSSINPAVSIMRKNQTEVLKRALQLKDMSGRSVEFTMWGDFCNAEGQKLQMLCDSGASPVLAVKAGRISEFNGKQVSTIGSSQLFIEPDFPEARELREWYEREGRNAHFTSISREFTGAGRQELRKVITQIKDDKLGTSEKPDWITVCATISFMKVENFCYTACPIMNGDRPCSKKVTNNGDGTWRCEKCDKSVEECDYRYILQIQLQDHTGLTWATAFQEAGEEIMGISAKDLYYIKYEHQEEEKFEDIIRSFTFSKYIFKLKIKEETYSDEQRVKATVVKAEKINYSSDTRFMLEAMDKLRTGDANSLPVKLESSNYRSDALNSGIGTSGTRETASVDARRDFGLPAANQVGQYGNQYAGPINGITSCNACGSNGHVSANCPSLMSEPQGQYTQGRYTGGGTPRQHVGGY, encoded by the exons ATGGCGGTGAACCTGACGGCGGAAGCGATAGCGAAGATGTTGAATGGAGAAGTGACAAGTGAGACTGATATGACGCCAGTGCTGCAAGTTACAGAGTTGAAGATGATTCAGACCAAGCTTAATCAGAATCATGAATCAAGCAATCGATACAAGATTACTTTATCCGATGGGATCCTCTGGCAACAAGGCATGCTTAATACTTCATTGAACAGTCTCGTTATACAAGGCAGTATTCAATTTGGTTCGATTGTGAAACTCACTCGTTTCGTCTGTAATCAAGTCCAGTCTCGAAG GATCGTTGTTGTTGCGGATGTGGAGATTCTTGTGGAGAAATGCGATATTATTGGCCCTCGTGTACAATCTGGGAAGCCTAATGAACCTGGCCAAAGCTCAGTGTTTGATCAACAACGTGGTGGATTGGGATCTGTAAACACACAACAAAGCAATGGTGGTGGCTTTGAGCAGCAACAAGCTAGAAGGACTGATTTGAATGGTGGGAGATATGGTGCATCTGCTAATTCACCTCAACCTCAAGTTGTTCATAACAATCCTGACGCTGTGAGATATGGTGTATCTGCTAATTTACCTCAGCCTCAAGTTGTTCATAATAGTTCTGACGCTGGGAGATATGGTTTACCGGCTAATTCACCTCAGCCTCATCAAGTTGGTCATAACAGTTCTGACGCCGGGAAATATGGTGCTAATTTAGCTCAGCCTCAAGTTGGTCATAACAGTTCTGACGCTGGGAGATATGGTCTACCGGCTAGTTCACCTCAGCCTCAAGTTGGTCATAACAGTTCTGACGCTGGGAGATATGGTCTACCGGCTAGTTCACCTCAGCCTCAAGTTGGTCATAACAGTTCTGACGCTGGGAGATATGGTCTACCGGCTAGTTCACCTCAGCCTCAAGTTGGTCAAAGATATGGTACTGGTTCTGGTTATCCAGAAACATCACCTTCCAGTAGGCCATATGGGAGCTCAAATGCAGGTTATGGGGGCTCTAGGTTAGAGCAACCTCGGGCACCTGCAACAACCGCTTATTCCCGACCAGTTCAATCGAGTTACCAGCCACAGCCACCACCGATGTATGTTAACAGGGGACCTGTGGCTAGGAACGAAGCTCCCCCGAGGATAACTCCGATTGCTGCTCTTAATCCTTACCAGGGTCGGTGGACCATCAAGGTCAGGGTATCGTGTAAGGGAGCACTGAGGCGTTTTAGTAATCCGCGTGGAGAAGGGAAATTGTTCAATTTTGATCTCCTTGACTCTGGTGGTGGGGAAATACGGGTGACTTGTTTCAATGATGTGGTTGATCAGTTCTTTGACCAGATTGTAGTTGGTAATGTGTATCTGATTTCAAGGGGGAGTTTGAAACCTGCTCAGAAGAACTTCAATCATCTTCAAAATGATTATGAAATACATTTAGACTCTGCATCAACGATACAGCAATGCTATGAAGATGATCCTACCATTCCACGCCATCAGTTCCATTTTCGTAACGTTGGTGATATTGAAAACATGGAGAGCAACAGCATAACTGATCTTATTGGTATCGTTTCGTCTATCAATCCGGCAGTATCCATTATGCGGAAAAACCAAACTGAGGTACTTAAAAGGGCACTTCAGTTAAAGGATATGTCAGGCAGAAGTGTCGAGTTTACCATGTGGGGTGATTTCTGCAATGCGGAAGGACAGAAATTACAAATGCTTTGTGATTCTGGGGCATCCCCGGTTCTTGCTGTGAAGGCAGGCAGGATCAGTGAATTCAACGGGAAGCAAGTGAGCACCATTGGATCAAGTCAGTTGTTCATAGAGCCAGATTTCCCTGAAGCCAGAGAATTAAGAGAATGGTatgagagagaaggaagaaacgCTCATTTTACCTCCATATCAAGAGAGTTTACTGGTGCTGGCAGACAAGAACTTCGCAAGGTAATTACTCAGATCAAGGACGACAAGCTAGGGACCTCAGAGAAGCCAGACTGGATCACAGTCTGTGCCACCATTTCATTCATGAAGGTTGAAAATTTCTGCTACACGGCTTGTCCTATCATGAATGGAGATCGTCCGTGCAGCAAAAAAGTCACAAATAATGGAGATGGGACATGGCGTTGTGAGAAGTGTGACAAATCTGTGGAAGAATGTGACTACAGGTATATATTGCAGATCCAGTTACAGGACCATACTGGTCTAACCTGGGCCACAGCATTCCAGGAAGCTGGTGAGGAGATAATGGGAATATCTGCGAAAGATTTGTATTATATCAAGTATGAACATCAGGAGGAGGAGAAATTCGAAGATATCATCCGCAGTTTTACTTTCTCCAAGTACATTTTTAAGCTgaagattaaagaagaaacttaTAGCGACGAGCAACGGGTTAAAGCAACTGTTGTGAAAGCTGAAAAGATTAACTATTCTTCAGATACCAGGTTCATGCTAGAGGCAATGGATAAACTCAGGACAGGAGATGCAAATTCTCTTCCTGTAAAGCTAGAGAGTTCCAACTACAGGTCTGATGCATTGAACTCCGGTATTGGAACCTCGGGAACTAGAGAGACCGCATCAGTGGACGCACGCAGAGATTTTGGATTACCTGCAGCAAACCAAGTGGGTCAATATGGAAATCAGTATGCAGGGCCTATCAACGGTATTACTAGCTGTAACGCTTGTGGTAGCAATGGTCATGTTTCTGCAAACTGCCCAAGCCTTATGAGCGAGCCACAAGGACAATACACACAAGGAAGATACACAGGAGGTGGCACGCCAAGGCAACATGTTGGCGGCTACTGA
- the LOC104724871 gene encoding uncharacterized protein LOC104724871, with protein sequence MDQEPSSQCPFVAESMIQKCPFLRNINKPTNLSFSSLSFPFPVQGGSKGPIFEDGPGFVSAFKLFHGKDGLVPLSGHSSFGDDDEQEARHAPLQFNPLAGKVATISLSAFGPGGPFGFGPFSEKWKKQQKKPKPSNNQQVDFYRFVQQTLEFTRI encoded by the exons ATGGATCAAGAACCATCATCACAATGTCCCTTTGTTGCTGAAAGCATGATCCAGAAATGCCCTTTCCTCAGAAACATCAACAAGCCTACCAATTTGTCCTTCTCCTCCTTGAGTTTTCCATTTCcg GTGCAAGGAGGTAGTAAAGGTCCGATTTTTGAAGATGGTCCTGGTTTTGTTTCAGCGTTCAAGCTCTTCCATGGAAAAGATGGTCTTGTGCCGCTTTCTGGGCATTCGAGTTTCGGGGATGATGACGAACAAGAGGCTCGTCATGCTCCTCTGCAATTCAATCCACTTGCGGGAAAGGTAGCTACTATAAGCCTATCAGCTTTTGGTCCTGGAGGGCCTTTTGGCTTTGGTCCTTTCTCTGAGAAATGGAAGAAACAACAGAAGAAACCTAAACCTTCCAATAACCAACAGGTAGATTTTTATAGATTTGTACAACAGACTTTGGAATTTACAAGGATTTAA